The following nucleotide sequence is from Vidua chalybeata isolate OUT-0048 chromosome 21, bVidCha1 merged haplotype, whole genome shotgun sequence.
TGCTGTTTGTCACCAACGTGGGGACAACACCCTGCACAGACTGGAGTGGGACTGGCTGAATTTGGTCACTGTGCCTGGCCCCACAGCACATGCAGCTTTTTCATCCcaaagcactgccagctccagggcttGGGATGGATCCTTGTCCCCAACACAGCTGGTAACTGCAATGCCACCAGACTTTTTCTGTCCTGGTGACCACCAGTCTTGTTTGGCCACTCAAGGCTCCCATGCCCACTGGGAGCGCCGATggctctcctggagcttctcTCACTCTGCAGCGGGTGATGGTGGTCTGCATCCCTGGCACCCCATGTCCCCTCTCCTCCCTAGTACGGTCTGGTGTTTGACGCTGGCTCCACACACACGTCCCTCTACATCTACCGGTGGCCCGCAGACAAGGAGAACGACACTGGCATTGTGTCCCAGGTGGAGGCCTGCTCTGTGTCCGGTGAGTGCCAGGATCTGCCCTCCCTCTCCATGCCCAGCTCACCCGGGGCTGGCCAGCcttggagctgccctgcgttCCACACACCAAAGCTGATTCATGCCAGGTGTGATAAATGCTAATTTATTTATCCGGCATTTCCAAATACCCACAAGGGCGTGTATTCCTATTGCAAAAGTGCTGTTAGGCTTTGGCACAGGGAGAAGTCTCTCTGGAGGAAATGCCCACTCTGGAGAGCAGATCTAGGAACAGATAAATGGTACATGGAGCCGGGTGGGGGCTAGCAAAGGCCACCAGGCCAGGGCAGAGGTGCCTGGGCAAGGGGAAGAGGGCTCAGAGCTCACCTTGCCCTCATGTCTtgggcagcagccccagtgtGGCAGTTACTGGTTAACTGCAAAGGTCTGGCCGAGGGCAAAGGGTAACGTAAGGGCTGCCTGGGCTAATGGCAGTCATTGAGTCAAAGCTCCCAGGAAGACAGTGTGAGATTTCCACCCCAGAGCCTGTCCCTACCGACTGCAGAACTGCCAGGTTCTCAGATCCAGTGCCAGCCTCTGAAAATAGGGAGGCTGTGCAAGGGCAGCTCTGCATGCCTATCAGCTCCACATGTCCTTGCAGCAGGGTGCAGGACACCCTACCCCTTCCTCAGGGAAATGGGGAACAGCTGTGtttgtccccagctcctgcaggactgACTGGCCGTGCCCAGCACTTCAGCCTCCCAGGATCAGGTGTGTGCTCGGCATCCCCAGGCATGCCCACAgccctcctgctctggctggaGCGGAAGCGCCTGCAGCGCCCAGGGTGCGTGGCCATGCCGCAACTGCTGCCTCCTGGCAGGACAGCTCCGAGCACGGAGCAGGGCTGGACCTGGCAAGGTCAGGATTACTCAGGTCAAGCGACAAAAAACCCCTGCGGGATTCCTGGGTGAACATGTCCCCGGCAGTGCCGTCCCTCCGGGGTGGCGCTGGGCTCTCTCCATCACCAGTTCCCTGTGGCAGGACCTGGCATCTCCAGCTACGCAGATGACCCCGTGGGGGCTGGTGCCAGCCTGAAGCCTTGCCTGGACAGGGCCATGAAGATCGTCCCAGCCGAGCAGCAGCGGGAGACCCCCACGTACCTGGGGGCCACGGCCGGCATGCGGCTGCTGAGGTACCggcacagccaggccagctcCTGCCGCCCTTCCCGGCGCTCCTGCGCCGCGCCGGAGCCGGGGCTGGCACCGAGCCCCACGGGCCGGGCCACAGGGGCGCTGCCTGGCCAGGCCGTGGGGATGGGCAGAGCAGCGCTGCCCGCGGTGCCGCGGGGTGTCCGGGAGAGCCGCTGGCCGTGCCCAGGGCACGTGCCTGGccctctgcagtgccagcctggcagcagccccagagggGATGGGTCCCCTTTGCCAGAGTGGCGTGAACTttcccagggctccagcagagcctgaaGGCAGCGGTTTTAGGGAGATTCCCAAGGCCCCGggtgagggatttggggtttgcagGAGCCACCTGCGggcagggaagtgctggagaGATGTCTCAGAGCAGCTCgtgggcagggcacagcagcctctcagtgccagccccgctgccagagctgccagccaggGCCTGCAGCACCTGAGGTGTTTGTGCCTttgctggcagggaggagaaCAGCACCAAGGCTGAGCAGGTCTTGGCcgaggtgtccaaggccattGGGGAGTACCCTGTGGATTTCCGCGGAGCTCGGATCCTGACGGGGAGCGAGGAGGGCTCCTTTGGCTGGATCACTGTCAACTACCTGCTGGAGACACTGGTCAAGGTGCAGCTgggggagagggcaggggaggggcagCGGGCAGAACGTCCCTGTCTGAGCTACAGCCAGCTTTCCTTATTTGCAGAGGAGGGAAGAATGGAGCTTTGGGGCACTGGTCACCCAGCCAAATGTCCCCTGAGGTCGTGGGCTGCAGATTCCACCCCATTAATGTGATTAACAGGATCTTTGtgtgcagctcagcctggcccTGTGCTCTCGTGTGCCGACAcacaggtggattttgggatcccaggGATATACATGGCAGCAGGATCAGCCTCCGGGAGACAGAGTTCCTTTTTCCCTGATCAAAGTGTCTGGATGCCAGCAGATGTGCGGCAGCCAAGAGGCCGCAGCTCAGTGCTCCGTGGAAGTGTCTGTGGGTGGAGGAGGATGTGGGCAGGCAGGGGTAAAACAGGGAGCCAGGGGCATGTGGAAGGTGCCTCTGGGGCTTCTGAGCCCCAAACTCCTGGAGGGGAGggagtgtgagtgtgagtgccTGCAGTTCAGCCTAACCCTTGCTGCATGTTGGGCCAGTTCTCGTTTGCAGAGAAATGGGAACATCCCCAGGACACCGAGGTTCTGGGAGCTCTGGACCTTGGCGGTGCCTCGACGCAGATCACCTTCCAGCCCGGGGTGCCCGTGGAGGACAGGAACACGTCCGTGTTCTTCCAGCTCTACGGCACCAACTACTCCCTGTACAGCCACAGCTACCTGTGCTACGGGCAGAGCCAGGCCCTGAagatgctgctggcagctctgcaccaGGTGCCACGGGGCACGGGGGCTGCTCAGCCATCTCCCAGTGCCATGGCACATCTCCCCCTGCGATGCTGGGCGTGCCTGTGGGCAAAGAGTTGGGAATTGTCAGGGCCTTGGATTTTATCTAGGGAAGCAAAAGATTGCCTCATTTGGGTGGAAGGTGGTGGTGGTTGCCAGCCAGAGCTCTCTTCTCCCCACATCTTGACATGCAGTGGCATTTTTTGTGATTTCCCAAGGCCAGCTGTATGCGTAGTTTTTTGTGCTGTCACCATTCTCTTGGCCTTGCTCCATTTCTGCCCAGAGAGAGGTTTCCCAGCACAGTCCCTGCACAACTGCCCGGGGACAGAGCCAGAGCCCAGTGCTGTGGGAGCCAGGGATTCTCAGGGAGCTCACAGGTGGGGTGCATGCAGCCCTCCTGGGGTGTAAGTCCTGCTTTTTGGGATGGGCTGTGGGAAGGGTCTCAGTGGCATGGCAGCCCCGTGAATGgctccatctctctccaggCCAGCTCGAGTGCCCAGATCTCTCACCCCTGCTACCCCCAGGGGTACCAGGAGAACATCACCGTGGCGGAGCTCTACGACAGCCCCTGTGTGCGTGCGCCAagctcagccagccctggcctTGTCCTCATggtgatggggacaggggacccAGCTGCGTGTGGCACGGCCGTCCAGAGACTCTTCAACTTCAGCTGCGGGGCGCAGGGGCCGTGCGGGTTCAATGGGGTCTATCAGCCCCCCGTGCGGGGACGCTTCTTCGTAAGCAGCCTCCGTCCCCGCGCCTGGGGGAGGGTGATGGTATAGACTGGGAGTCTCCTCTCCACTGATTGTGGAAAGAGGTGGGGAGAGAGGGATCCTCGAAGCTGGTTCTCTCTGCAAACCTCTTCTGTGCTCTGAGGTGGCTTGTTCCTCCTGCCGTGTCCCAGCCTTCTCTGAGGGAAATGGGAAGACCTTGTCTGAGGGAGCCTGTCTGAACTAGCTCAGagtgccagagcagccccagggttGTGAGGCAGTTCTGAGACTTTCTGGTAAATCATCAAGGTGGTGCCAGATGCAGAACTCTGAGAATTACTTCGGACTCTCTCCCCAGGCAAGTGGGGCCCCTGGGTCTTTTCTCAAGTGAGGAAGGAATTGTGTTTTTCACCAGGCCTTTGCTGGGTTCTACTACACCTTCAACTTCCTGAACCTGACCCGCCAGCAGTCTCTGAGTGAAGTCAACACCACAGTCCTGTCCTTCTGCAGGAGgaactgggcagaggtgagaGCCCTGTGAAGGGCTGCCAGGAGTCTTGTGCTTATCCTGTCCTAAATCTCTGCCCTTGGAGCACAAgccctgctgttccctgggctAGGGAGGGTTTCTGAGCCTCTCTTTCATTCCCTGTTGCACTCTGTCCCTGATGGCCTCACAGCTGGTGCAGAGCTTCCCTCGGCATTTGAAGTACCTGCACACCTACTGCTCCGTGGCCTTTTACATCCTGACGCTGCTGCTCGATGGCTACAAGTTCAACGAGCATACCTGGAGCAACATCCACTTCAGCAGGCAGGTAAACACCTGtaggcagcaggagaggatgGACATGTTCAGGAGCAGCATCTCTGGAGTCCTCTGTGCCAGAGATGTGTCCCTGTTTCatggctgctccccagggaccccaggaGAGCTTTGCTCTCTCTTAGCCACCCCCAAAACTCTGACCCAGCTCATGTCTCACTTTCCCTGCTGTGAATTTAACTGATTTTAAGGGggccagggaaaagcagagcaggatttAGCCACTTTGGTCTCTGATGTTCTTATCAAAGGTGATGGTGGCCCCATGACCACTTTGaaccagaatattttaaagggaaatacTCCTGACCAGAGTATTTCCAGCATGAGAGGAgacagcctcaagttgtgccagtgGAAGCTTAGTTAGGTACTAGGAAtggtttttttcatggaaatgaaaatggaaagggTCAAgctttggaacaggctgtccagggcactggtggagtcaccatcccagGAAGCATTCAAACAACATGTGGACATGGCACTTGAGGACACAGCTTAGTGATGAACATGGTGGTGATGCTGGGCTGATGGCTGGACTTCATGATctgaaaagtcttttccaaccttactGACTCTGCAGCCAAATTAGAAGGATTATGGGGATGGAGGAAAGCCCAGATCCAAAATCATGTGCAGGTCACAGAGGCACACCTGGATCAGAGCAGTCATCCATGTTCAGCTGTCCCTTAGCcgtgggggagcagggagagaaaagctCTTTGTGCAACTGCTGCTGGCAAGATAAGGTTCACCACAGCCTGGTCCCCATGTGAAACggcagctgggacagctcaCGGCAGAGgtgcccctcagcccctcacacCAAGCTGCTGATGCCTGGGAGAGGTGCTTTTGGATGATGCCCTGTGCTGTCTCCCCTCAGGCAGCAAACACAGACATCGGGTGGACACTGGGCTTCATGCTGAACTTGACCAACATGTttcctgcagaggctctgcagcGTGTCAAGGGCCACCAGCCTGGCCTGTGGGCAGGGGCTGTCTCCTTACTTGTGCTGGCCATCGTGGCAGGCCTGGTGGCTGTTTTCCTACACTGTTCCTGGAAAACAAAGTAGGTCCCTGCCTCCTGACTAGAGGCATCCTGCCTACTAAACCAGGCAGGGAAGTGGTGCAGAAGAGGTAGAAAGTGGAGAAGAATGAAGGCATTAGACCCATCTCCATTGCTCAGGAGATCTGACTGGGTCATCTCTGTGAATGTGGAAGATGACTTGATCTCTCTCCAAGAGGAAGACTCCTTTAATGTGACTGCCAAAAGCTGGTTGAGACTCGCTGGCTGGATGAAGCCAGAAAAATTCAaactagaaataaaatcagttttgtttttcaaatatgaaTGTCACTGCTCAGCCTAGCACAGTTTCCTTGGCATTCCCAGTCCTGCTGGGCTACTCTTCCAACAGTCCTGGGAGGCAACTGGCAATGGAGAGTGGTGGTGGGCACCTAACTCTGAGCAGAGGGATGACATCATCTGTATCCTGCCCTGTGCAAGATGTGCAATATTTTTGTAGTATGTGACAGAATCTCTTCTCAAAGACACTGTCAGCTGTTGTTAAAAATACTTACTGGCATATCTCAGCAGAAAAACACAAGTGGAAGTTGATTTAAGAGTTGCCAACTCTGGCTCAgggtttattttatattcaagTTACATAGCCAAGTTTTGTCAAGACACCAAATCCAGAACAGGTTCCAGCTTCAGGCACTTGAGTGTTTTATTTAGATCAGCCCAGCCCAGTTGCAGGAATTGGACAGGGCTTTCAGCCTTTGCAAcaccagcccagcactgcacttCCCAGTCAGCCCTTTCCCCAGGGCCTCCAGGGCTctcccacagcccagagctgctctgagcagtggGGATTTCCACAACTGCCTCTTCCCTGTGCTCCAAGATCCCACCTTGGCCCTAGGGCTTAAGAAAAGTGCCCAAGGCACCTGGCAAAAGAATGGTCAGGTCCACAGCTATTTGCTATGGAAGACAGTGGTCCTAACTCATGGTGTTATCCCATTAATTCCACTGCAAACTGGTTCCAAAAGCCTTTTGAAAGAGCAGCATCTCTGACTGGTGGAGATAAGGTTATGTGACCCGAGAGCCTGGGGAACAGGGCTCtgccccctgctcccagccagccaCCCTTGGCTTTGCGAGTGAGGCTCAGTCTTCCCAGCCACAACATGAGCAACAAGGGAGAAGGGATGAAGACTTCCACCCAGGAGAACCTCCTCCCACCCAGGGGAACATCCTCCTACCCAGCAGCCTGAGTTGCCACATGGACAATTCCCACAGCCAAACCCCAGAGCCCTCTCCTTGCTCTCTGCTCTTCACAGACACATCTTCGGCAGTGTAAGCACGAGTTAAAAATGCCAGGTCAGGGAACAGGCTGTGGGAAATGCCATCACTGCTGGAACTAACCCCATGGATCTGAGTGGGAGATATCCCCTGTCCAGGTacagcagagctcctggctgtgctggctggggcCCAAATGAGCTGGGACGAGTGTCTCCCGCCCCTGGGGGTGCAGTCAGGCAGGAAAAGGTTCCTGTTTCCTATAGGAAGGCAGCATCACAGCTGGTCTGGGTGGCAAAGCATTTGGGGAAGATGCCAGTCTTGCCATTGCAGTGTCCTTCCAGCCAGTCCTCGTTCACTGGAAAACATAAAGAAGCAGGAATAAGCCCTGGCCCATATGAGTGGGGTTAGTGAGAGTTTTCATGGCTGGAATTTAACTCTGGGAAAAACCCAGTGCAAGCTTATAACTCCTGAGAGTATGAACCTGAGACAGCACTGGAGAGCTACCTTCAGAGAGGATATCCAGCACATCTcccttgctgaagtccaggtcCCCCAGTTCCTGTGCCAGGTAAGAGTGCTGAGCCAGCATCCGGTAGAGAACAGGTCTGCCCGAGTGGGAGTCAGAGTCCTGCAGGAAAAAGCCAGCATGGACattgcaaagcaaagcagagactggagctcagcccagcagaaaCTTTGTCCCAGCCCAGGTACCTGGCAATAGAGTGTCAGCCTGCCATCggtcagctgctgccacaccttCTCCAGGTCCTCCTGTCCCaacactgtccccagctctgtgccatcCAGG
It contains:
- the LOC128798391 gene encoding ectonucleoside triphosphate diphosphohydrolase 8-like isoform X1, translating into MITGDIVGGGMGSKAKAIAALLAVTCVCSIIALILSVVNVKDVLLSPSTKYGLVFDAGSTHTSLYIYRWPADKENDTGIVSQVEACSVSAPAGLTGRAQHFSLPGSGVCSASPGMPTALLLWLERKRLQRPGCVAMPQLLPPGRTAPSTEQGWTWQGPGISSYADDPVGAGASLKPCLDRAMKIVPAEQQRETPTYLGATAGMRLLREENSTKAEQVLAEVSKAIGEYPVDFRGARILTGSEEGSFGWITVNYLLETLVKLSLALCSRVPTHRWILGSQGYTWQQDQPPGDRVPFSLIKVSGCQQMCGSQEAAAQCSVEVSFSFAEKWEHPQDTEVLGALDLGGASTQITFQPGVPVEDRNTSVFFQLYGTNYSLYSHSYLCYGQSQALKMLLAALHQASSSAQISHPCYPQGYQENITVAELYDSPCVRAPSSASPGLVLMVMGTGDPAACGTAVQRLFNFSCGAQGPCGFNGVYQPPVRGRFFAFAGFYYTFNFLNLTRQQSLSEVNTTVLSFCRRNWAELVQSFPRHLKYLHTYCSVAFYILTLLLDGYKFNEHTWSNIHFSRQAANTDIGWTLGFMLNLTNMFPAEALQRVKGHQPGLWAGAVSLLVLAIVAGLVAVFLHCSWKTK
- the LOC128798391 gene encoding ectonucleoside triphosphate diphosphohydrolase 8-like isoform X3 encodes the protein MITGDIVGGGMGSKAKAIAALLAVTCVCSIIALILSVVNVKDVLLSPSTKYGLVFDAGSTHTSLYIYRWPADKENDTGIVSQVEACSVSAPAGLTGRAQHFSLPGSGVCSASPGMPTALLLWLERKRLQRPGCVAMPQLLPPGRTAPSTEQGWTWQGPGISSYADDPVGAGASLKPCLDRAMKIVPAEQQRETPTYLGATAGMRLLREENSTKAEQVLAEVSKAIGEYPVDFRGARILTGSEEGSFGWITVNYLLETLVKLSLALCSRVPTHRWILGSQGYTWQQDQPPGDRVPFSLIKVSGCQQMCGSQEAAAQCSVEVSFSFAEKWEHPQDTEVLGALDLGGASTQITFQPGVPVEDRNTSVFFQLYGTNYSLYSHSYLCYGQSQALKMLLAALHQASSSAQISHPCYPQGYQENITVAELYDSPCAFAGFYYTFNFLNLTRQQSLSEVNTTVLSFCRRNWAELVQSFPRHLKYLHTYCSVAFYILTLLLDGYKFNEHTWSNIHFSRQAANTDIGWTLGFMLNLTNMFPAEALQRVKGHQPGLWAGAVSLLVLAIVAGLVAVFLHCSWKTK
- the LOC128798391 gene encoding ectonucleoside triphosphate diphosphohydrolase 8-like isoform X2, which encodes MGSKAKAIAALLAVTCVCSIIALILSVVNVKDVLLSPSTKYGLVFDAGSTHTSLYIYRWPADKENDTGIVSQVEACSVSAPAGLTGRAQHFSLPGSGVCSASPGMPTALLLWLERKRLQRPGCVAMPQLLPPGRTAPSTEQGWTWQGPGISSYADDPVGAGASLKPCLDRAMKIVPAEQQRETPTYLGATAGMRLLREENSTKAEQVLAEVSKAIGEYPVDFRGARILTGSEEGSFGWITVNYLLETLVKLSLALCSRVPTHRWILGSQGYTWQQDQPPGDRVPFSLIKVSGCQQMCGSQEAAAQCSVEVSFSFAEKWEHPQDTEVLGALDLGGASTQITFQPGVPVEDRNTSVFFQLYGTNYSLYSHSYLCYGQSQALKMLLAALHQASSSAQISHPCYPQGYQENITVAELYDSPCVRAPSSASPGLVLMVMGTGDPAACGTAVQRLFNFSCGAQGPCGFNGVYQPPVRGRFFAFAGFYYTFNFLNLTRQQSLSEVNTTVLSFCRRNWAELVQSFPRHLKYLHTYCSVAFYILTLLLDGYKFNEHTWSNIHFSRQAANTDIGWTLGFMLNLTNMFPAEALQRVKGHQPGLWAGAVSLLVLAIVAGLVAVFLHCSWKTK
- the LOC128798391 gene encoding ectonucleoside triphosphate diphosphohydrolase 8-like isoform X4; the protein is MITGDIVGGGMGSKAKAIAALLAVTCVCSIIALILSVVNVKDVLLSPSTKYGLVFDAGSTHTSLYIYRWPADKENDTGIVSQVEACSVSAPAGLTGRAQHFSLPGSGVCSASPGMPTALLLWLERKRLQRPGCVAMPQLLPPGRTAPSTEQGWTWQGPGISSYADDPVGAGASLKPCLDRAMKIVPAEQQRETPTYLGATAGMRLLREENSTKAEQVLAEVSKAIGEYPVDFRGARILTGSEEGSFGWITVNYLLETLVKFSFAEKWEHPQDTEVLGALDLGGASTQITFQPGVPVEDRNTSVFFQLYGTNYSLYSHSYLCYGQSQALKMLLAALHQASSSAQISHPCYPQGYQENITVAELYDSPCVRAPSSASPGLVLMVMGTGDPAACGTAVQRLFNFSCGAQGPCGFNGVYQPPVRGRFFAFAGFYYTFNFLNLTRQQSLSEVNTTVLSFCRRNWAELVQSFPRHLKYLHTYCSVAFYILTLLLDGYKFNEHTWSNIHFSRQAANTDIGWTLGFMLNLTNMFPAEALQRVKGHQPGLWAGAVSLLVLAIVAGLVAVFLHCSWKTK
- the LOC128798391 gene encoding ectonucleoside triphosphate diphosphohydrolase 8-like isoform X5; this translates as MITGDIVGGGMGSKAKAIAALLAVTCVCSIIALILSVVNVKDVLLSPSTKYGLVFDAGSTHTSLYIYRWPADKENDTGIVSQVEACSVSGPGISSYADDPVGAGASLKPCLDRAMKIVPAEQQRETPTYLGATAGMRLLREENSTKAEQVLAEVSKAIGEYPVDFRGARILTGSEEGSFGWITVNYLLETLVKLSLALCSRVPTHRWILGSQGYTWQQDQPPGDRVPFSLIKVSGCQQMCGSQEAAAQCSVEVSFSFAEKWEHPQDTEVLGALDLGGASTQITFQPGVPVEDRNTSVFFQLYGTNYSLYSHSYLCYGQSQALKMLLAALHQASSSAQISHPCYPQGYQENITVAELYDSPCVRAPSSASPGLVLMVMGTGDPAACGTAVQRLFNFSCGAQGPCGFNGVYQPPVRGRFFAFAGFYYTFNFLNLTRQQSLSEVNTTVLSFCRRNWAELVQSFPRHLKYLHTYCSVAFYILTLLLDGYKFNEHTWSNIHFSRQAANTDIGWTLGFMLNLTNMFPAEALQRVKGHQPGLWAGAVSLLVLAIVAGLVAVFLHCSWKTK
- the LOC128798391 gene encoding ectonucleoside triphosphate diphosphohydrolase 8-like isoform X6, whose protein sequence is MITGDIVGGGMGSKAKAIAALLAVTCVCSIIALILSVVNVKDVLLSPSTKYGLVFDAGSTHTSLYIYRWPADKENDTGIVSQVEACSVSGPGISSYADDPVGAGASLKPCLDRAMKIVPAEQQRETPTYLGATAGMRLLREENSTKAEQVLAEVSKAIGEYPVDFRGARILTGSEEGSFGWITVNYLLETLVKFSFAEKWEHPQDTEVLGALDLGGASTQITFQPGVPVEDRNTSVFFQLYGTNYSLYSHSYLCYGQSQALKMLLAALHQASSSAQISHPCYPQGYQENITVAELYDSPCVRAPSSASPGLVLMVMGTGDPAACGTAVQRLFNFSCGAQGPCGFNGVYQPPVRGRFFAFAGFYYTFNFLNLTRQQSLSEVNTTVLSFCRRNWAELVQSFPRHLKYLHTYCSVAFYILTLLLDGYKFNEHTWSNIHFSRQAANTDIGWTLGFMLNLTNMFPAEALQRVKGHQPGLWAGAVSLLVLAIVAGLVAVFLHCSWKTK